In Etheostoma cragini isolate CJK2018 chromosome 19, CSU_Ecrag_1.0, whole genome shotgun sequence, the genomic window GACGCTAATTTTCTGAAGTAGCAGCAGGTGTGGAGGCGGTGGAGACTGTTGGGCCCCCCTGGTCTGCCCGGGGAGGCACAGCTGGACGCCTGCAGACACGGCCTCCTCACTGCAAATTTTACTTAAAGTCAAGTTACGTCACGATTTAAAGACAGAGCAATCCGACATACCAGTGAGAGTCCTGTGGTGGGAAAGAAGGTCACAATGTAAGAATGACATGAgaaaattatacttttttcttttttgagttATGCCTTGATTTAGCTACTGAcatatctttaaaaagaaacaacatataTGGTATGGGatttcctctttaatgtgtaatATTCCTaacagttttcttcttttaaccAAACACTTacacaatattaataataatagtaataatattaataaaggtccctttttttaaaggaggagTGCATGTACAGCCAATACCCCTCTCCCagcctctccctccctcctttagAAAAAAGAGGGACTTTCATGAACATCTCTTCTTATATGCTAATTCATTTTACACaagctaaattaaataaaagtcagCTTTTTGTATGGTAGTCTTTGTGTCATTGCAGCCAGTTCAAGCAAATGCCTCCTCGTCTTCGATGAGGAAATTCTCCTAGAACTCCGGGAGCAACGCACATGATCCACTGCTTGGTCTTCTTGGGATCATTTCCATCACCCTATCTGGCTTTACAAATCTTGCAAATGACCCGGCCATCCAAGCCTGTACCCTTCATCCTCCTCAGTGATTtgattagcattagcattgcaATAAGCTAGCTCATAAAAGGCTCACCTGCAAAAAGTTCTTCATTATGAGCAGATTAGGTCAAcctttgttgaaataaatagctagctggctagctagaTTCATGTGGGACACATAAAAAGGATCTACAAACCTCCATTAAAATGACTTCAATGCTCCCAGTTTGTACACTGTTCAACTATCACTAACAATATGCTATTGACAAACTGGGAAGTGTCAGaattgcataaaataaaaatgtaaaatgaaatctTAAGTAAATAAGAATTCTTTAAATTCTGATTCACCATTGCTTCCTATGAAAAAATTGTGTTACAATTACAAACTATCcatcagttgttgtttttttaaactgttatttACTTACCatggtccatccatccatcttcgaccgcttatccggtatcgggtcgcgggggcagcagctccagcaggggaccccaaacNNNNNNNNNNNNNNNNNNNNNNNNNNNNNNNNNNNNNNNNNNNNNNNNNNNNNNNNNNNNNNNNNNNNNNNNNNNNNNNNNNNNNNNNNNNNNNNNNNNNagtcagagttttcccccccatcacccgcaggcgtagggaggcgaccctctcgtccaccggggtaaactccaacgcagctgcgctcagccggggacttgtgagtatccccacacccgcccggcgcctcaccagatctaactggtagcgctccacctcccgcacaagttccggctccttcccccacagagaggtgacgttccgggtctggtccgtcgaggcccctgaccttcgccgccacccatgtggcagcgcacccgaccccagcggttcctcccacaggtggtgagcccatgggatggagatgggggtgccacgtagctttttcgggctgtgcccgaccgggctccgtggcaaacccggccaccagacgCTTGCTGACGAGcccgccgtctgggcctggctccagacgggggccccgggcttcctccgggcagggtcactccctctctacctcggtctttcatggggtttttgaaccattctttgtctggcccctcacctgagaccactttgccatgggagaccctaccaggagcacaaagctccagacaacacaggcctcaggttcatagggacacacaaacctctccaccacgataaggtgatggttccccggagaggcaCTTACAATGGTGATTCACTGAAAGGTTTTTCCTTATATGGTGTGCAACGCACCCGAAAGTGATCTCATAGCCACATTACCtatattttctcatttcataCCTGCTTGTGATGAGATTAATGATGATTTTTCAGTAATGGAAATATACATGTGAAGAGAGAAATGAagcttaaatgtaaatgtgatgtatttatatagcgcttttctagtcttaacaactaatCAAAGCGCAGTTGAGTAGTTGTATACATCATACAGGAtgcattcaccattcacacacattaatacactgtggccgaggctgccgtacaaggtgccccctgctcatcagatatacactcacactccgatgcgcagcctcgggggcaactaggggttcagtgtcttgcccaaggacacttcggcatgggactgcagggccaggaattgaacccccaacctttcaattggcaggcaaccgctctaccactgagccacagccacccttACCTGTCCCACTCTACCAGTATTCAACCtatgaagtgttttgtttgcagtttgACATTTAGATGTTCTCTGTTTATTTTACACTGACTCAAAGTGCATCCTCATTAACATTTGAGTCACATTGTGTCATTAACAACCCTGCACAGCATGCAGGCCTCACGTTGAGTTCAGGAGACACCTCCAAAGCTGGTGTAGCAAATTATGACTGACACAAGTCAAGTCCTATGTTACcatgaagttgttttttattttttcacgtCAAGTTAGTACGTTACTAATAAACCTAAAGTCAGATCTGGAAGGTTTTGTTGGCTGTTTTCTCCATGTCGTTATGGTTATTGATGACCTTTTCCCATCCGGTGACACTTCTGTTCATCACACACCTCCTCATTCCTTTGCCACCATTCTTCTCCACCAATCACATCCTTGTGTTAAtttgaggatgaggaggatttGAAGATGAAGAGGCCTATTTAACAGCTCATCACATCCTACTCAGACAGTGATAACAGTCAGCTCTTCCACCATCTCACTTTCTGATTGGttatatttttgacttttgCTGCTTTGCACATCCAgtatagtgttgaaaaaagattcAGTGAATATAAGAGTTCTATTTTTTTGCGGTTTGAGGTGGAGATGCTTTGCTCTCAGGTGCAGGTTGTTCTTGTGGCCGTGTTCTCCTCGGCGCTGCTGGTGCAGGTGAGCGGTGCTCCAAGCAGAGACATGCTGACACTGAGAGCAGACCTCGTAAACAACAAGGTGAGCGACTCATGTTTAATATTGCAAAGATTTCTAAAGCTGGAATAAGACTAGTGGCTGTCAGGAGTTAAGATAATTTGGCTAATTTAGATCCTTTCCTGTCCTCCTTCAGGATCTTGTTCACATGCTCTTGTTGAAGTTTGTGTCTGAACTGATGGCAGCGAGAGGAGGCGAGATGCTCCCCGAGCTGGAGCAGGAGGGTGACAGGCAGGAGCTAGTGCGGCGACATCTCCCCCTCTCCCAAAGAGAGCGCAAGGCAGGCTGCCGCAGCTTCTTCTGGAAGACATTTACCTCGTGTTAACATCAGAGAAGAGCTGTTCaagctgttgtttgttttgtaaatgtacttttaaaagagaaattaatCCATGTTTGCACACTTTGTTGTGACTGGAAAATATACTATGAGTCACCAAATATTTAGGTATTTTGGCCATTGTAATAAAGTTGTATGTGTTGAGATTGGCAGAGATGTACAAAGTgtctaaaataaagtttttggATTTTAAAGGGTATGTTTGTCAGGCGTGATTTATCTTTATGTGTCTTAAAGGGGTATCCAAGTCCATTTTTtattgcacttccataaagttTTGAGACCTACAAGAGATATAGTTACATGAGAATTGTCAGAATTAGAGCAGCAATGTCTCAAGTATGGGGCAAGCTTCCCAAAACGCCGTACATGTTGTAATGCAActtaattacatattttgacAGACCCTCTCTATCTAGTGAGGTTATCTTTCAAACTCCACACCCCAAACCAAAAGATTTAATTCACATAAAACGCATCCAAGCGCAGGCCAAAAACAACCTAGTGACATCACTATGACAACTTCGGgaggatttttttcaaactttaggAAGTCACAGAAGGCattcagaataaaaacatattgtgtgaacagtaaCCTGATGTGTTAAAATCAGTAGGGTGTCCCTTTACGTTTTGAAGATGACAGTGTTTGTATAAAAACGGACAAGTATACCGATGTACGTGTCATTTTAATAATCAACTGTGTTACTACAACTTGTATTATGAGAAACTCCACCCATGTGTTTACATGCTCTCCCATGTAATGTAACCAACTACCATTTCTACTTCATCACCCTGCTTATTCTGTTCAAAATGCCTGTGTCAACTCATCAGTGGACGAGGTCTGCTGCAGTACCACTGCCTTAAATCTACAGGCTCCAATTCACAATTCAGtaattcaaattgaacacacaGTAAGCATAATAAACAGATGAGATGGGATTCCAGGAGTATTACACATGAGTTGAAGGGTCAGGACACACGAGCGTGAATGAAATGATAACCTTGGTGATATAAAGCTGATTAATACGCTATATACATCAGGATATAAATTAAcaagtaatgaaaaaaatgcaactgaaCCGTTTTAGTATgatcaaaaaaagtaacaagatTTCATTCCATTTCAAAAAAAGGATCAACTGAAGGACATCCTTGAGATAAGGCTTCCTTATTTCTAGCCCTTTAAgttacacaaatacaaaagacgGACGGAAAAATGGAGGTTAGACATAATTATAACAAATACTGTAACTCCAAAGTCTCGACTCAGCCCACATGAGTGCAAGGATGAACAACCATCAAATCCACAAGTTGTATTCAATTCCATTAGTTGATATACTTGTCAATTGAGTATAAATCTAGGGTCCTCCAACTGACACATGACGTGTATAAACTATTCACATGATCTAACATTTCTGATGTTTTCAAGCAAACCAACACCCTGTTTTCCTAAGACAGAAGAAAGCATTTGACTTCATTGCACCATCATCTTCAATGTAACAGTCAAGTATCAACCAACAACAAATGGTATTCACACCAAAGCAAGATTGCGTGTTGTAGACTTTC contains:
- the sst5 gene encoding somatostatin-1A, which gives rise to MLCSQVQVVLVAVFSSALLVQVSGAPSRDMLTLRADLVNNKDLVHMLLLKFVSELMAARGGEMLPELEQEGDRQELVRRHLPLSQRERKAGCRSFFWKTFTSC